A window of bacterium genomic DNA:
CAGCGGGTAGTGGATCACCGTGTCGATCCCGCGTTCTTTCAGGTATGCGGCCAGGTTGTCGCGGCGCTCGCTGCGCACCGCGTACACGTACCAGACATGACGCGCCCCGGCGGGCTCCACCGGCAGCTCGAGGCCCGAGCCAGCAAGCTCCTGCGCATACAGCGCAGCCCTGGCCCGGCGTAGCTCGGTCCAGCGCTCCAGGTGCGGCAGCTTGACCGACAGGAACGCCGCGGTGATACTATCCATGCGGTAATTGTAGCCCGGAATCTCATGCCAGTATTTCTGCACGGCGCCGTGGTTGCGCAGAAGGCGCATCTTCTCGGCCAGGGCCTCGTCCGAGGTCACCACCGCGCCGGCATCGCCCAGGGCGCCCAGGTTCTTGCCGGGATAAAAGCTGAAACCCGCGGCCAGCCCGAACGTGCCGGCCCGCTTGCCGCCGAGCTCCGCCCCCTGCGCCTGGGCCGCGTCCTCCACCACGAGCAGGTTGTGCCGCGCTGCAAT
This region includes:
- a CDS encoding DegT/DnrJ/EryC1/StrS family aminotransferase, producing MSIPFMNLKRQNGALREELLAAAARVIEHGAFIQGPEVKAFEAAYAAFQGTAHCVACSNGTSALHLALAAAGVGPGDEVITVPNSFVATSEAVLHCGARPVFVDVRPDTLLMDPARLEAAITPRTRAILPVHLYGCLAPMDKICAIAARHNLLVVEDAAQAQGAELGGKRAGTFGLAAGFSFYPGKNLGALGDAGAVVTSDEALAEKMRLLRNHGAVQKYWHEIPGYNYRMDSITAAFLSVKLPHLERWTELRRARAALYAQELAGSGLELPVEPAGARHVWYVYAVRSERRDNLAAYLKERGIDTVIHYPL